Proteins from a single region of Alloscardovia omnicolens:
- a CDS encoding phosphate ABC transporter substrate-binding protein PstS, whose product MHRTHSHCSVTQTAVQSWHRIVASMLVGASVFALAACGDNTPSSALTDSQWSKTRLEPLQGEFAAAGASSQKSAVDAWIVGYTAGQPKAAISYDPSGSGAGVNTFLTSAVSWAGTDAQLSDEQIANSQNVCAQDTAFEVPTYVSPIAIAYNLSQYGLQDAHIQLSPSTLAKIFSGKIAFWDDPAIAAENPRIASQLPHLAITPIWRSDKSGTTKTFQTYLQEAAGKDWDAQPTETWPYAIGQGAKGTPSVVMTIGQAQGTIGYADFAQVTGLGTASIKVGDEYVQPSPEATARLIDSSPLNEEAQKQGRYIVDVDYATKKSGVYPIALVSYQVACHTYSSDRTATFVRQWLTYVLSDEGQKVSEDYAGSAPLPQAMRADMMRTVKGISTTISSKEMK is encoded by the coding sequence ATGCATCGCACACATAGTCACTGTTCGGTCACACAGACTGCTGTGCAGTCATGGCATAGGATTGTAGCTTCTATGCTTGTGGGCGCCAGTGTTTTCGCCCTTGCTGCTTGTGGGGATAATACACCTAGCTCAGCGTTGACGGATTCTCAGTGGAGTAAAACGCGTCTCGAACCTCTTCAGGGTGAATTTGCTGCAGCCGGTGCTTCATCTCAAAAATCCGCAGTCGATGCCTGGATTGTGGGCTATACGGCTGGTCAACCTAAAGCTGCAATCTCCTATGATCCTTCAGGATCGGGCGCCGGCGTGAATACTTTCCTGACAAGTGCAGTTTCGTGGGCAGGTACAGATGCGCAGCTTTCAGATGAGCAAATCGCAAACTCGCAGAATGTATGTGCGCAGGATACTGCTTTTGAAGTTCCTACATATGTGTCCCCGATTGCCATAGCATACAATTTATCGCAGTATGGTTTGCAAGATGCACATATTCAGCTTTCACCGTCAACATTAGCTAAAATTTTTAGCGGAAAAATTGCTTTCTGGGATGATCCAGCTATTGCAGCAGAAAATCCGCGTATTGCTTCTCAGCTGCCGCATCTAGCCATTACTCCTATATGGAGATCAGATAAATCCGGAACAACCAAAACTTTCCAAACGTATTTGCAGGAAGCAGCTGGAAAGGACTGGGATGCACAGCCAACAGAAACATGGCCGTATGCTATTGGTCAAGGTGCAAAAGGTACGCCAAGTGTTGTGATGACGATTGGTCAAGCACAAGGCACGATTGGGTACGCCGATTTTGCTCAGGTTACGGGTCTGGGAACTGCATCCATCAAGGTCGGTGATGAGTATGTGCAACCTAGCCCAGAAGCTACTGCACGTCTTATTGACTCTTCACCGCTGAATGAAGAAGCCCAAAAGCAGGGGCGCTATATTGTTGATGTTGATTACGCAACGAAGAAAAGCGGTGTGTATCCTATTGCATTGGTGAGCTATCAAGTGGCATGCCACACGTATTCCTCGGATCGCACGGCCACTTTTGTGCGACAGTGGCTTACCTATGTGCTCAGTGATGAAGGTCAAAAGGTGAGTGAAGATTATGCGGGATCTGCACCGTTGCCACAGGCTATGCGCGCCGATATGATGCGCACGGTCAAAGGGATTTCCACCACAATCTCCAGCAAGGAGATGAAGTAG